The Nitrospinaceae bacterium genome includes a region encoding these proteins:
- a CDS encoding CocE/NonD family hydrolase translates to MRIDWDVPIKMEDGLILRADVYRPIDDGKYPVIMTYGPYGKYLHFEDLYETCWTRMVEQHPDVPAGSTNKYQNWEVVDPEKWVPDGYAIVRVDSRGAGRSPGHMDIWSAREAKDFYHCIEWSAEQPWSTGKVGLNGISYYGMNQWQVSSLQPPHLTAMCIWEGAADYYRDMGHHGGIFCNGFARGWPEMQVYTVQNGRGTRGFRSRMNGDMVSGPETLTEEELGSNRNDFGQDVFSNKLATDEFWTSRMPDYSKINVPLLSSANWGGQGLHPRGNFEGYERSASNQKWLEVHGIEHWTEFYTDYGVNIQKKFFGHFLKGEDTGWKDEPKVRLQVRHPGEVFVEREENEWPLARTEWTKFYLDPARQTLGKEPPAQAGSATYAGFGDGVTFLTPPLEAATELTGPSAAKLFVSSETEDADLFLVVRIFTGDLKEVVFQGALDPHTPIAQGWLRASHRKLDPNLTTEIRPYHTHDEIQPLKPGERVECDVEIWDTSIVVPAGHRIGLTVRGKDYEFTGGAGAGLSNMKNAFTGCGCFIHNDPGDRPAHIYGGNVTLHTSPEEPAYVLLPVIPEK, encoded by the coding sequence ATGCGGATTGACTGGGATGTGCCGATCAAAATGGAAGATGGGCTCATCCTCAGAGCCGATGTTTACCGGCCCATCGACGATGGCAAGTATCCGGTAATCATGACCTATGGCCCATATGGCAAGTATCTTCACTTTGAGGATCTTTATGAGACTTGCTGGACTCGCATGGTCGAGCAGCATCCCGACGTCCCCGCGGGCTCGACGAATAAATATCAGAACTGGGAGGTCGTAGATCCCGAAAAGTGGGTGCCCGATGGTTATGCCATTGTGCGCGTGGATTCTCGGGGTGCGGGCCGCTCTCCGGGCCATATGGATATTTGGTCTGCACGCGAGGCCAAGGATTTTTATCACTGCATCGAGTGGTCGGCTGAGCAGCCCTGGAGCACAGGCAAGGTCGGCCTGAACGGAATTTCCTACTACGGAATGAACCAGTGGCAGGTGAGTTCCCTGCAGCCGCCGCATCTGACGGCGATGTGCATCTGGGAGGGGGCGGCCGACTACTATCGCGACATGGGCCACCACGGCGGTATCTTCTGTAACGGTTTCGCCCGCGGGTGGCCGGAGATGCAGGTCTATACGGTGCAGAACGGTCGCGGCACCAGGGGATTTCGCAGCCGCATGAACGGCGACATGGTGTCGGGGCCTGAGACGCTGACCGAGGAGGAGCTTGGCTCGAATCGAAATGATTTTGGCCAGGACGTTTTCTCGAACAAGCTTGCGACCGATGAATTTTGGACCTCGCGCATGCCCGATTACTCGAAAATTAATGTGCCGCTTCTCTCGTCCGCCAACTGGGGCGGCCAGGGTCTCCACCCGCGAGGCAATTTTGAGGGCTATGAGCGCTCGGCCTCGAATCAAAAATGGCTTGAGGTGCACGGCATCGAGCATTGGACGGAATTTTATACCGACTATGGCGTGAATATACAGAAGAAATTTTTTGGCCATTTCCTAAAAGGTGAGGACACGGGGTGGAAGGATGAGCCCAAGGTTCGCCTCCAGGTGCGTCATCCGGGCGAGGTGTTTGTTGAGCGCGAGGAGAACGAGTGGCCGCTGGCGAGGACCGAGTGGACAAAGTTCTATCTCGACCCGGCGCGGCAGACTTTGGGCAAAGAGCCTCCCGCCCAGGCCGGAAGCGCCACCTATGCTGGCTTTGGTGACGGCGTAACGTTCCTCACCCCGCCGCTTGAGGCGGCGACCGAACTCACCGGCCCCTCGGCGGCCAAGTTGTTTGTTTCCTCTGAGACTGAGGACGCCGATCTTTTCTTGGTGGTTCGGATATTTACCGGCGATTTAAAGGAAGTGGTTTTCCAAGGGGCGCTCGATCCCCACACACCGATTGCACAGGGCTGGCTGCGCGCCTCGCACAGAAAGCTCGACCCGAATCTCACGACAGAGATTCGCCCCTATCACACCCACGATGAGATTCAGCCGCTTAAGCCGGGCGAGAGGGTCGAGTGTGATGTCGAGATTTGGGACACGAGCATCGTCGTTCCGGCTGGCCACCGCATCGGGCTCACCGTGCGCGGGAAGGACTACGAGTTCACTGGCGGCGCGGGCGCCGGGCTATCGAACATGAAGAATGCGTTCACGGGCTGCGGGTGTTTCATTCACAACGATCCAGGTGATCGCCCAGCCCATATTTACGGCGGCAACGTGACGCTCCACACCTCCCCCGAGGAGCCTGCCTATGTCCTTCTTCCGGTAATTCCGGAGAAATAG